The genomic stretch CCCTGCAGGTAGAACGAGCAGTTCATCTGTTAATCCGCCCTGAGTAGCTAACAATCTCGCACCTTTAATGACGATTCCTTCCTCTTTTTCTTCAACCACTTTGGCAGCTGTGACATTCGTATCATCAAAGTACTGGCCAACCGACCGATTAACCTGTGGATTAATAAACGTATGTGTGATAGACAAATCTTTCTCTCTTGCTTTTTCATATAATCTCTTAATGTTGTCTCCAAATGCTTTCTGATCTCGTGCAAAATGCGGTGCTGCATACCCAAGCGTCATAAGTAGTGTATTCATATAATCCGGTGACCTTCCCATCAGTCCAGCACTTAATCTTGCCCACTCCTGGGTTGCCAAGCGGCGCTTCGTAAGATCTTCAACCGACGTAGGCTGATGATAAGAAAAACCATAGTCTCCTTTACAATCAGGTGTTGAATATCGAAACAACTTTTGATTAGCAGGCTGACATTGATAATCATAAAGGGCAGCTTTGCTTTTTAAAATGCCTTTAAAAGGCGCCAATTCCGATAATTTGCCTGCACACCGCCCTCCTTCAATCCATACTTCATTTTGGAGCGCGTCAATTCGTTCAATATACTCTCTTCCGTTAATCATGCCGTCTCCCCTTTTCATAAAACTACTTATTAAACTATGCAACAGTTGCATAAGAATGTAGTGCTTATGCCTTCTTCATGAAAGATTGTAATAAGAATGTGGTTTTTATCCCATACTTACTGATAGGGGTTTTCAAGTCGACTCTTTTGTGGAACAATAGACACAGCCTTTTGAAAGGAGCATGTGAATTGCGTAAATTAACTTACCTATTTATAACAGGTTTATTAATCGTAGTATTAGCAGCCTGTGGAGGAAATGAAGAGAGCAGTAATGACAAAAAACAAGAAGATACAAAAACAGAAGAAAAAGCCGGTGAGCAAAAGCAACCGGAAGTTGATGAAGTCGATGCAGACAAAGTAGTAGCGACCGTCAACGATAAAGAAATTAAAGGGGAAGAATTTAATGCCCTTTATACTCAAAGCCAAATGCAATATGTGCAAATGGGCCAGGAAGTACCAAAAGATCAGCTAGATCAAATGAAAAAACAAGTCGCTGAAAGCATGGTTGGTCAGGAACTGATCCTTCAAGCGGCTCAAGAAGAAGGCATTAAAGCTTCCGATGATAAAGTTAAGGAAGAGCTTGAGAATGTCAAAAAAGGCTTTGAAGATGAGAAAAAATTCGAAGCAGCACTTAAAGAAAGTGACATGACGATGGAAGATCTTGAAAAAGAAATCGCGAAAAACATTCAATATACGAAGTACATTGATCAAGAAATTAAAGTTGATGAAGTAAGCGAAGAAGAAATGAAAGAATACTATGAGAAGGCAAAAGAACAGGGTAGTTCTGAAGAGATGCCAGCTTATGAAGATGTGAAACCTCAGATCAAAGAAGGTCTAGAAGGTGAACAGAAAAATAAGAAAACACAAGAACTGATCGACAAACTTAAAAAAGATGCTGATGTTAAAATCAATATTTAAGTTCCTCGATGAAAAGCCACTAGCGAAATTACTCGCTGGTGGCTTTTTGATTGTCATATAGATGGTCTTCAAGCTGACTTCGAATCTCATCTGGAATCGGCATGCTTTTTTGTACATCAAAATGATAGTTCACGTAAGTCGCGCTTCCTTTCACACAAATGCTCTCGTTCTGATGAATTTCCTCATAGACTTCAAAGCTTGTTCGACCAATTCGCTTAATCCATGTGTAAACAGTTATCGGCGTTCCATAATAAATTTGAGACATGTACTCGGCATTCATTTTTAAAAGAACGCAGTGCCAGTCATGGAAACTTAAATCTGGGTTAAACAAACGAAAGATCGGATCGCGACCAGATTCAAACCATACCGGAATGACCGTATTATTAATGTGTCCTGCTCCGTCTGTTTCTGAAACTCTTGGATCGATTGCTTTCTGATACATAAAGCACCTCCTATTGTTTGACTAATTCGCTACGTTGAAGTGATCTTCCTTTTTATAAGTAGGGTGTTCATACTATTAAGTAGAAATGTGGCATTTCATGACGAATGTCCGTTCTTTGTTATTCCTCCTCATGCCGTTATACTAGAAGTAGATAGACAAGTACTAACTTACTTTAAAGGAGAGTGAAAGCTATGAAACACCACCCGATTCCTTATTTCTCATTTGAAGGCACAGCGCGTGAGGCTCTGGAATACTACAAAGAAGTCTTCGAAGGCGAAATAACCGATGTTCAAACGTTTGGAGAAGCAAACTTCGAAACGCCACCAGAACTGGACGACCACATCATGCATGCACGCTTTAAAAAAGATGGCCTCTTTTTCATGGTTTCCGATGTTTTTTTGAATCAAAACGTAACTGTAGGTAATAACATCTCTCTTGCACTCGAACTGGATAGCGCTGAAGAAATCGAGTCGCTCTATGCCCGCCTGAAAGAAAAAGGAACGGTATATATGGAGCTTCAAGATACCTTCTGGGGAGCAACGTTTGCGAAAGTAAAGGATGCCTATGGGGTGATTTGGGATCTTAATTTTGAGAAACCTGGGTCACGGGAATAGTGAGTGAGGTCCTCCACGCGTGTGGGAGGCTTTTTTTTGGTTGTTTGGTCGTTGTTTGGTGAAGGAAAACATGTTAATTCCGCGATTTTCTGGATAATTCCGCGAAAACACGTATTATTTCCGCGGAAATTCAATTAATTCCGCGAAACCTCAAAATCCAGCTTATAGCGCCTTCCTTTTGTTGATCCAGTTGACTCTAAATTTAATGATCTTAATAATCTTGTAGCAGCATCCCCTGAATCCATCCTCAAAAACCGCCTCGCCTCCTGATTCGTAATCTCTTTAGAGACAAGTAGCGCATAATCTTGTAGCGCCCTTAAGTGGCATCACGTGAATAAGTGCCACATGTTTCGCAATACCACCTCCCATGCAGTCTCAGCATAGCCAGACGATCACATGAAGAACACGCGACACCAATAAGCAAAGCGTCCCGAGAAATTGAAAAGCGCTTCAGAACGTCACGGTCAAGTGGCTCATGTAGCTTAATAAAAGTACGCCCGATTTTTCGGACTTCTTTCACCGTCAAACGTTCATCACTATATTGCTTGTCCAGCAACTTCACTTTTGTCGGCAAGTACTCGCTCCGAATGACTTTTGAAGAAATGAACTGAACCTCCTCTGTCGCTTTCAAAACGGCCCTTCGGTTAGCCACCACAATAAGCGTTTCAATAGGTACTTCTGGGATATTCATTTTTTGAAGCAAAGCTCGAAGTTGGGAACGCTGCCGCTCCACCTGTGTGAGGGGGTTAGGAAAAGCTTCTTCTTTCGTGTCAGAAATGCGAATGAGCTGGTTGAAGGCGGGATCAAACATAAGAGTACCTGAAATATTTTTCACTTCAAGAATGAGAAGATAGCGCTGAGTCACAACAAGCGTATCAATTTGAAAATAATGGACTTCGTTAAATATGCGCAAGTCATGATAGATGAAAAACCGCTTATCGTCTAAAAAACTCAGCGGGAAATCTAGAGATTTCTCACCTGAAATTCCTGCTTGGTACATGGCAATTTGCTCCTTCACTTCTTCAATACGTAGATGGTGAAAAGGCATGCGATTTAATAACGCACTTAATTTGTGGAGGTGTAGCGGGGGATCGTGTTCTTTCATTATCAAACTGGTACTCACTCCTCTAACTTATATTTTTTCTAATAAAACCCATTCTCCACATACCCACTATCTCCTTTCTAGAATAAACACCAATCAAAAAAGCCAGCTCCTCCACATAGAAGGAAGCTGGCTTTCGCAATACCATTTACTCAAGATCAAGATCTGTTACTGCACCTTTTGCAGATGAAGAAACGAGTCTTGCATATTTACCGAGAATACCTGTCTTATATCGAAGTTCAGGTCGTACCCATTCAGCACGGCGACGCTCGAGCTCTTCGTCCGTTACATCAAAATTGATTTGTTGCTTGTCACTGTCAATCGTAATGGTGTCGCCTTCTTTCAAGAGGCCGATCGGTCCACCAACAAACGCTTCTGGTGAGACATGGCCAATCACAAAGCCGTGCGATCCGCCTGAGAAGCGTCCGTCAGTCATAAGGGCAACTTTCCCATTCAATCCTTTCCCAACAATCATGGAAGTAATGGAAAGCATTTCTGGCATACCAGGTCCGCCTTTAGGACCTACATTACGAATAACGACAACGTCACCTTCTTTTATATCATCCGCTTCGATTGCTGCCGTTGCTTCTGCTTCGTTATTATAAACACGAGCTGGGCCTTCAAATTGACTAATTTTCTGACCAGACATTTTTGCAACAGAACCTTCCGGAGCTAGGTTCCCTCTTAGAACAACAAGTGGACCACTTGCTTTAATCGGATCATTTAGAGAGCGGATAATTTCTTGTCCTTCTTTTAGCGATGGGGCTTCGGCCAAGTTTTCTGCGACCGTTTTTCCAGTTACTGTGAGACAATCGCCGTGAAGCAAGCCATGCTCATGAAGAAGCTTCATGACAGCAGGTACGCCGCCAATTTCATATAGATCTTGCATCACATATTTACCGCTCGGCTTCATGTCTGCAATGTATGGAACACGTTCGCGAACGCGTTCGAAATCATCCAATGATAAGTCGACACCAGCTGAGTGGGCCATTGCCGTTAGATGCAAGAAGGCATTTGTTGAACCACCAAGAGCCATGACAACCGTGATCGCATTTTCGAATGCTTCTTTTGTCATAATGTCACGAGGATAGATGTCTTTTTCAAGAAGGGAAACCACTAGTTCTCCAGCTTGACGACATTCAGTTTCTTTATAATCATTCACTGCAGGCGTTGAGGATGATCCTGGAATACTCATTCCTAGTGCTTCGACCGCAGATGCCATTGTGTTTGCCGTATACATTCCGCCACACGCGCCAGCTCCAGGACAAGCAGAACATTCAACTTTGTGCAACTCTTCGTCGTTAATTGTTCCAGCTTGATATTGTCCAACCGCTTCAAATGACGAAACGATGTCAATATCATTTCCATTCAGTTTACCTGGCTGAATCGTACCACCGTAAACGTACACGGACGGAATGTTCATACGACCAATTGCGATTAAGCAACCTGGCGTTGTTTTGTCACAGCCGCCAATTGCGACAATGCCATCAAGACGTTCTGCATTTGTGACCGTTTCAATTGAATCCGCGATGATTTCGCGACTTGGCAAAGAATAGAACATTCCCTCATGACCCATCGCAATACCATCAGAAACGGTAATCGTGTTAAAAATCATTGGCGCGCCGCCGTTATCCTTAGCACCCGCTTTCGCCTCACGCGCAAGAGAATCAATATGTACGTTACAAGGTGTAACTTCACTCCAAGTACTCGCTACACCAATCATTGGTTTTTTAAAATCTTCATCTGTAAAACCGACTGCTCTAAGCATGGAGCGGTTAGGTACTCGATTTACACCTTCACTGATGACTTTACTTCTGATTCGAAGATCTTTTTTGCCTTCCATTCCAATCACCCTTCCACTTCACATATAAAATTAGACTATTTATTTAATTCAAAATTTATATTCTTTGATGATACTAGTTTTCGCACTTTAACGCAAACAATTATCTGAATTTAATTGTAAACTTTTCGCGAACGCTATCTTCCTATAAGCACTCAAGCTTCAAAAACAATGAGAAGCCGCCCTCTAAGGAGGACGGCTTCATTTTTTATCGTAACGCTTGGAAGAGTTTAAAGGGTACCAGGCTCAAATGTTTTACAATCAGTTTCTTCACTATTACGTGCTTTATTCCCCTGATGACTGACAACATAGATTTCGTCTGCTCCACAGTTTTTCCCATTACGATTGTGAACGCAGTTTGTGACTTCGCACAATACATCTAATGCCATTCCCTTCACCTCCTTCTTTCTAGCATGAACAGAAAGGGGGGCTGACATACCGGTGAAAAAGCGATATCTCTTTTTTTATAAAAATTCTTTCGAGATTCGTAATTTCCAACTGCAAACTCATGGTATGATGATAAAAAAAACAAGAAAAATTGAGGTCGGCATGATGTGGCAAAATAAAAATGTGTGGATTTTACTAACCGGTGAGTTCGTGGCCGGGTTAGGCTTATGGCTCGGGATTATTGGCAACTTAGAATTTATGCAGGAAAAAGTACCATCTGATTTTATGAAAGCCGTTATTCTGGCAATTGGACTCCTTGCCGGGGTTGCGATTGGTCCGTATGCCGGACGCGTGACAGATCAGCTGAAGAAGAAAACCGTGATGATCGTTGCTGGACTTGCCAGAGCGATTAGCGTCATTTTCATGCTGCTCGCTATTCAAACTGGCTCTGTACTCTGGATGGTTATTTTTCTGATTCTCATTCAATCCGCTGCTGCTTTTTACTTTCCTGCTCTACAGGCTGCTATTCCTCTCGTCGTAAAGGAAAAAGAACTCCTGCAAATGAATGGGATTCATATGAATGTAGCCACGTTATCAAGAGTCCTTGGCACTGCCATTGCAGGAATCTTCCTAGTAATCATGTCACTATCAACGATGTACCTTCTTTCTTTAGGGGCATATCTTCTTCTTGTCGTATTTACATTCTTCCTTACTATTGAAGAAAATGACGTTACTGAAACCAAGCGTTCAAAAGCAGAAAGTAGCTTTACGCTTTTGTTTCCGATAATAAAAGAGCTACCAATTGTGATGATGACACTGATTATGACGTTAGTTCCACTCTTATTTATCGGTGGATTTAATTTGCTTGTGATTAGCATCAGTGAGCTTCAAGACAATTCGCTCATTAAAAGCTGGATTTACACAGCTGAAGGCCTTTCGTTTATGGTTGGGGCTTTCGCTGTTAAAAGAATTTCAAGAAAACAATCGCCTTACACCATTCTATTTTTATTTTCCTTTATTATCGGACTTTCCCAGCTATTGCTCTTTTTTGCAAACAATCCTGTTCTATCGGTCATTGCCTTTATAGTATTCGGTTTCTCAGTTGGCTGTTTTTTTCCAACGGCCGCTACCATTTTTCAAACAAGAGTACCAAAAGAATTTCACGGACGATTTTTTTCATTCCGAAATATGCTGGATCGGATCATTTTTCAAATTGTGTTGCTTTTAACAGGGTTGATGTTAGACCTGATCGGCCTTCAAATGATGTCTGTCATTTTTGGCATTATGTCAATTACAATAACAAGTATCTTTTTCCTAAAATATCGTCAGACCAATTCTACGTCTCTAAACATGGATGTGCGTTCATAACCACGCTCGTTTCATTAACGTATTTTTCTTTTTTGTATAGAATACGGTAGGACGACTTTTGAAGAGGCGATAGTTCATGGATAATGAAGTAAAAGGTGTCTTTGGCTCATGGGTACAGGCAATTGGTACAATCTTAGCTGCTATTGGTAGTACACCTATAAAAGAAATTCCCTCCTCTATCCTTGATAGTTTAAATCTTATTGGAAATGTGATGCAAGGAACAGGAAACGCTCTAATCGCTGATACCATTACTCCACCTTCACTGGATAAATTGGGAAATCAGCTTCAGGCAATCGGAAACTCCACAGTCGTAACTGGAATTTTGATCGACTTTGATGATAAAGTGAAACAAATTCTAGATATTGATGGAAACTGGCTTCAAGCTCTTGGTGGAGGGGTATCTCTTGCAGATGCCTTAGGAGGAGAAGTTTCTGCATCAGCGTTATATAGCATTTATGGAAACTTTCTTCAGGCGGTTGGTAATTCTCTTCAAGCAATCTCAGGAATTAAAGAGCTTAAGAATGAAGAAGCAACAAACATTAATGTCGTAGGAAGCTGGATTCAAGCGGTTGGTTCTGTTATTTCAGCTATTGGTCAAACGAAATATCCCTCTTCTTAAAGAACCCCCCTGCTCTGATAATCAGGGGGGTTCGTGTGTCATTATTTTAATAAACGAAGGAATTCTTTCATGAACCCTGGTAAGTCAGGCCATGCCTGCCCTGACACGAG from Bacillus sp. Cs-700 encodes the following:
- a CDS encoding SurA N-terminal domain-containing protein, with amino-acid sequence MRKLTYLFITGLLIVVLAACGGNEESSNDKKQEDTKTEEKAGEQKQPEVDEVDADKVVATVNDKEIKGEEFNALYTQSQMQYVQMGQEVPKDQLDQMKKQVAESMVGQELILQAAQEEGIKASDDKVKEELENVKKGFEDEKKFEAALKESDMTMEDLEKEIAKNIQYTKYIDQEIKVDEVSEEEMKEYYEKAKEQGSSEEMPAYEDVKPQIKEGLEGEQKNKKTQELIDKLKKDADVKINI
- a CDS encoding thioesterase family protein; translated protein: MYQKAIDPRVSETDGAGHINNTVIPVWFESGRDPIFRLFNPDLSFHDWHCVLLKMNAEYMSQIYYGTPITVYTWIKRIGRTSFEVYEEIHQNESICVKGSATYVNYHFDVQKSMPIPDEIRSQLEDHLYDNQKATSE
- a CDS encoding VOC family protein translates to MKHHPIPYFSFEGTAREALEYYKEVFEGEITDVQTFGEANFETPPELDDHIMHARFKKDGLFFMVSDVFLNQNVTVGNNISLALELDSAEEIESLYARLKEKGTVYMELQDTFWGATFAKVKDAYGVIWDLNFEKPGSRE
- a CDS encoding nuclease-related domain-containing protein, which encodes MKEHDPPLHLHKLSALLNRMPFHHLRIEEVKEQIAMYQAGISGEKSLDFPLSFLDDKRFFIYHDLRIFNEVHYFQIDTLVVTQRYLLILEVKNISGTLMFDPAFNQLIRISDTKEEAFPNPLTQVERQRSQLRALLQKMNIPEVPIETLIVVANRRAVLKATEEVQFISSKVIRSEYLPTKVKLLDKQYSDERLTVKEVRKIGRTFIKLHEPLDRDVLKRFSISRDALLIGVACSSCDRLAMLRLHGRWYCETCGTYSRDAT
- the ilvD gene encoding dihydroxy-acid dehydratase, coding for MEGKKDLRIRSKVISEGVNRVPNRSMLRAVGFTDEDFKKPMIGVASTWSEVTPCNVHIDSLAREAKAGAKDNGGAPMIFNTITVSDGIAMGHEGMFYSLPSREIIADSIETVTNAERLDGIVAIGGCDKTTPGCLIAIGRMNIPSVYVYGGTIQPGKLNGNDIDIVSSFEAVGQYQAGTINDEELHKVECSACPGAGACGGMYTANTMASAVEALGMSIPGSSSTPAVNDYKETECRQAGELVVSLLEKDIYPRDIMTKEAFENAITVVMALGGSTNAFLHLTAMAHSAGVDLSLDDFERVRERVPYIADMKPSGKYVMQDLYEIGGVPAVMKLLHEHGLLHGDCLTVTGKTVAENLAEAPSLKEGQEIIRSLNDPIKASGPLVVLRGNLAPEGSVAKMSGQKISQFEGPARVYNNEAEATAAIEADDIKEGDVVVIRNVGPKGGPGMPEMLSITSMIVGKGLNGKVALMTDGRFSGGSHGFVIGHVSPEAFVGGPIGLLKEGDTITIDSDKQQINFDVTDEELERRRAEWVRPELRYKTGILGKYARLVSSSAKGAVTDLDLE
- a CDS encoding DUF1540 domain-containing protein, encoding MALDVLCEVTNCVHNRNGKNCGADEIYVVSHQGNKARNSEETDCKTFEPGTL
- a CDS encoding MFS transporter gives rise to the protein MWQNKNVWILLTGEFVAGLGLWLGIIGNLEFMQEKVPSDFMKAVILAIGLLAGVAIGPYAGRVTDQLKKKTVMIVAGLARAISVIFMLLAIQTGSVLWMVIFLILIQSAAAFYFPALQAAIPLVVKEKELLQMNGIHMNVATLSRVLGTAIAGIFLVIMSLSTMYLLSLGAYLLLVVFTFFLTIEENDVTETKRSKAESSFTLLFPIIKELPIVMMTLIMTLVPLLFIGGFNLLVISISELQDNSLIKSWIYTAEGLSFMVGAFAVKRISRKQSPYTILFLFSFIIGLSQLLLFFANNPVLSVIAFIVFGFSVGCFFPTAATIFQTRVPKEFHGRFFSFRNMLDRIIFQIVLLLTGLMLDLIGLQMMSVIFGIMSITITSIFFLKYRQTNSTSLNMDVRS